One segment of Mycolicibacterium sp. YH-1 DNA contains the following:
- a CDS encoding SRPBCC family protein: protein MAVRASREVVFDASPHAILDALADIEEVPSWSTLHRHAEVLDRHPDGRPHHVKATLKIMGITDKEVLEYHWGDDWVVWDAEDTFQQRGQHGEYKLTREGDQTRVRFDLIIDLAAPIPEFLIKRAKKQVLDVAVDRLRCRVTRNHG, encoded by the coding sequence ATGGCAGTCAGAGCCAGCCGGGAAGTGGTGTTCGACGCATCACCCCACGCCATCCTCGATGCGCTGGCGGACATCGAGGAGGTGCCGTCGTGGTCGACGCTGCACCGGCACGCCGAAGTGCTCGACCGGCACCCAGACGGTCGGCCACACCACGTCAAGGCGACGCTGAAGATCATGGGCATCACCGACAAGGAAGTGCTCGAGTACCACTGGGGTGACGACTGGGTGGTGTGGGACGCCGAGGACACGTTCCAGCAGCGGGGTCAGCACGGCGAGTACAAGCTGACCCGCGAGGGCGATCAGACGCGAGTACGGTTCGACCTCATCATCGACCTGGCCGCGCCAATCCCGGAGTTCCTCATCAAGCGCGCCAAGAAGCAGGTTCTCGACGTTGCCGTGGACCGGCTGCGATGCCGCGTGACGCGCAATCACGGGTAG
- a CDS encoding MCE family protein — MVRLTRAVWTQLAILATVTVIACGIMAFGFVNVPALLGIGRYHVTVELPATGGLYPTSVVTYRGTEIGRVTSIDVARDGVRAALLLNSAIKVPSDVTAAVHSRSAVGEQFLELTPAPDTPAGAPNLSDGDVIPAGRVQIPADIGNLLDATNTALQAIPQENLRTVVEEASKAVAGLGPELSRIVDGSTSLAVEGAATIDPLVTLIDESPAVLRSQVQTADSIQTWAQRMAAITGQLEARDAAFAGLLDQGGPALNEGRALFDRVAPALPVLLANMVSLGDIAITYRSDIEQLLVLFPQGTAVMSAIALANSGTKQDYRGIYLDFNLNLNLPPPCNTGFLPVSQQRSAAVTDAPERPAGELYCRVPQDSTLNVRGVRNIPCEGNPAKRAPTVELCESDDHYVPLNDGWNWKGDPNATLSGQPVPQAPPAVSAVPYDPATGTYIGPDGQTHTQGDLAHPGHETWQSMLVPPGR; from the coding sequence ATGGTGCGCCTGACCCGTGCGGTGTGGACGCAGCTGGCGATCCTGGCGACAGTCACCGTCATCGCCTGCGGCATCATGGCATTCGGATTCGTCAACGTGCCAGCCTTGCTCGGGATCGGCCGCTACCACGTGACGGTCGAGCTGCCCGCAACCGGAGGCCTGTACCCGACGTCCGTCGTGACCTACCGGGGCACCGAGATCGGCAGGGTCACCTCGATCGACGTAGCGCGGGACGGCGTGCGGGCCGCCCTGTTGCTCAACTCTGCGATCAAGGTGCCCTCTGACGTGACCGCTGCGGTGCACAGCCGCTCGGCGGTCGGCGAACAGTTTCTCGAGCTGACCCCCGCCCCTGACACGCCCGCCGGAGCGCCGAATCTGAGCGACGGCGACGTCATACCCGCGGGCAGGGTCCAGATTCCCGCCGATATCGGAAACCTGCTCGACGCCACCAACACTGCACTGCAGGCGATCCCGCAGGAGAATCTGCGAACAGTGGTCGAGGAGGCGAGCAAGGCCGTCGCCGGTCTGGGGCCCGAGCTGTCTCGTATCGTCGACGGATCCACATCGCTGGCGGTCGAGGGTGCGGCGACCATCGATCCCCTCGTGACATTGATCGACGAGTCGCCCGCCGTGCTGAGATCTCAGGTGCAGACCGCAGACTCGATCCAGACCTGGGCGCAGCGCATGGCCGCCATCACCGGTCAGCTCGAGGCCCGAGACGCGGCATTCGCCGGTCTGCTCGACCAGGGTGGCCCTGCGCTGAACGAGGGCCGGGCCCTGTTCGACCGGGTCGCCCCCGCCCTGCCGGTGCTGCTGGCCAACATGGTCAGCCTGGGTGACATCGCGATCACCTATCGCTCCGATATCGAGCAGCTCCTGGTGCTCTTCCCGCAGGGGACGGCGGTGATGTCGGCGATCGCGCTGGCGAACTCCGGCACCAAGCAGGACTACCGGGGCATCTACCTCGACTTCAACCTGAACCTCAACCTGCCGCCGCCGTGCAACACCGGATTCCTGCCGGTCTCCCAGCAGCGCTCGGCGGCGGTCACCGACGCCCCCGAACGGCCTGCAGGCGAGCTGTACTGCCGGGTGCCGCAGGACTCCACGCTGAATGTGCGTGGTGTGCGCAATATTCCATGCGAGGGAAATCCCGCCAAACGTGCGCCGACGGTCGAACTGTGTGAGAGCGACGACCATTACGTTCCGCTGAACGACGGATGGAACTGGAAGGGCGACCCGAACGCGACGCTGTCGGGTCAACCCGTGCCCCAGGCGCCGCCGGCCGTTTCCGCAGTGCCGTATGACCCCGCAACCGGAACGTACATCGGACCGGACGGGCAGACCCACACCCAGGGCGATCTCGCCCACCCCGGACACGAGACGTGGCAGTCGATGCTGGTGCCGCCGGGACGGTAG
- the zwf gene encoding glucose-6-phosphate dehydrogenase codes for MAAETRDQPDNPQTIAYPAPGARPHRHDEAALAPHVIVLFGATGDLAKRKLLPGMAYLVLSSLAPKIRVVGTSLEDLTDDEFRALTKEAVDAFSTHKLTDEQWQSFASRITYVPQGAGPEALAEAVAAAEAQLGPDTQRLHYLSVPPKAARAVIAMLRDAGLVERSRVVMEKPFGTDLASAIELNDFVHDTFRERQIFRIDHFLGKEAAQNILAFRFANGLFEPIWNRNFIDHIQIDIPETLGLDQRANFYESTGAYKDMVVTHLLQVMAFVVMEPPTALEPRAISEEKNKVFRSMLPIRCADVVRGQYTGYRDEDGVARDSDTETFIALKVGIDNWRWAGVPIYLRTGKRMAEGMRIISIAFKEAPRTMFPAGSGVGAEGPDHLTFDLADASKVSLSFYGKRPGPGMRLDKMSMQFSTQETEELGDVLEAYERLILDAMRGDHTLFTTAEGIESLWERSTHLLEDPPPVKLYQPGTWGPNAIHQLIAPNAWRLPFERAWRERK; via the coding sequence GTGGCAGCAGAGACGAGAGACCAGCCGGACAATCCGCAGACCATCGCCTACCCCGCACCGGGCGCACGCCCGCACCGCCACGACGAGGCAGCGCTGGCGCCGCACGTAATAGTCCTCTTCGGCGCGACCGGCGACTTGGCGAAGCGCAAGTTGCTGCCGGGTATGGCCTATCTCGTCCTGTCCTCCCTGGCCCCGAAGATCCGCGTCGTGGGCACATCGCTGGAGGACCTCACCGACGACGAGTTCCGCGCGCTGACCAAGGAGGCGGTCGACGCGTTCAGCACGCACAAGCTGACCGACGAGCAGTGGCAGAGCTTCGCCAGTCGCATCACCTACGTGCCGCAGGGCGCCGGGCCAGAGGCCCTTGCCGAGGCCGTCGCGGCCGCCGAGGCGCAGCTGGGACCGGACACGCAACGGCTGCACTATCTTTCGGTGCCACCCAAGGCTGCCCGTGCCGTCATAGCCATGCTGCGCGACGCCGGTCTGGTCGAACGTTCCCGGGTGGTGATGGAGAAGCCGTTCGGCACCGACCTGGCAAGTGCCATCGAACTGAACGACTTCGTGCACGACACGTTCCGCGAGCGGCAGATCTTCCGCATCGATCACTTCCTGGGCAAGGAGGCCGCGCAGAACATCCTGGCGTTCCGCTTCGCCAACGGGCTGTTCGAGCCGATCTGGAACCGCAACTTCATCGATCACATCCAGATCGACATCCCGGAGACCCTCGGCCTGGACCAGCGCGCCAACTTCTACGAGAGCACCGGCGCCTACAAGGACATGGTGGTCACGCACCTGCTGCAGGTGATGGCATTCGTGGTGATGGAGCCGCCGACTGCGCTGGAACCGCGCGCCATCAGCGAGGAGAAGAACAAGGTCTTCCGCTCGATGCTGCCGATCCGGTGCGCCGACGTCGTTCGCGGACAGTACACCGGGTACCGCGACGAGGACGGTGTCGCAAGGGATTCCGACACCGAGACCTTCATTGCGCTCAAGGTCGGAATCGACAACTGGCGGTGGGCGGGCGTGCCCATCTACCTGCGCACCGGCAAGAGGATGGCCGAGGGCATGCGGATCATCTCGATCGCCTTCAAGGAGGCACCGCGCACCATGTTCCCGGCCGGCTCGGGCGTCGGCGCCGAGGGTCCCGACCACCTGACATTCGACCTCGCCGACGCATCCAAGGTGTCATTGTCGTTCTACGGCAAGCGACCGGGGCCAGGCATGCGGCTCGACAAGATGTCGATGCAGTTCTCGACCCAGGAGACCGAGGAGCTCGGCGACGTGCTGGAGGCCTACGAGCGCCTGATCCTGGATGCGATGCGCGGTGACCACACGCTGTTCACCACCGCCGAGGGCATCGAATCCCTCTGGGAACGTTCAACACACCTCCTGGAGGACCCGCCCCCGGTCAAGCTCTACCAACCCGGCACGTGGGGACCCAATGCCATCCACCAGTTGATCGCGCCGAATGCGTGGCGCCTACCGTTCGAGCGGGCCTGGCGCGAGAGGAAGTAG
- a CDS encoding MCE family protein produces MIMSVRTARIALASALVVILAIGITMVGTPWWKGVSRDTFVAYFDNTNGLYTGDEVRILGVAVGTIDEIEPQPDATKVTFSVESQYPVPADVQAAVLSPSLVSARAIQLVPAYSGGPKLEAGATIPRERTAVPVEWDDFRQQLEKLSGSLQPTTPGGPSAVGEFINTAAANLRGQGDTARDTVIELSQAVSALGDHSTDIFSTVRNLQLLVSALSSSSDLLAAFNTNLADITTVLSNTPNEVADATQGLDTAVTDLRAFVADNREGLGVTFDRLSAITTALNDSRGDVKQVLHITPTVFQNFTNIYQPAQSAISGILAPVNFANTVQFICSAIEAASRRGFEQSSKLCVQYLAPIIKNRQFNYPPLGVNPFVGASARPNEITYSEDRLSPNPPPPPAGVPTDPGRGLEGLMVPGGSP; encoded by the coding sequence GTGATCATGTCGGTACGCACAGCCCGGATCGCGCTGGCCTCGGCGCTGGTCGTGATCCTCGCCATCGGCATCACCATGGTGGGCACCCCGTGGTGGAAGGGCGTCAGCAGGGACACCTTCGTCGCGTACTTCGACAACACCAACGGTCTCTACACCGGTGATGAGGTCCGCATCCTCGGCGTGGCCGTTGGCACCATCGACGAGATCGAGCCGCAACCCGACGCCACCAAGGTCACGTTCTCGGTCGAGTCGCAGTACCCAGTGCCAGCCGACGTCCAGGCGGCGGTCCTGTCACCGTCGCTGGTCAGCGCGCGGGCCATCCAGCTCGTTCCCGCATACTCCGGTGGGCCGAAACTGGAGGCGGGCGCCACGATTCCGCGCGAGCGCACCGCGGTCCCGGTCGAGTGGGATGACTTCCGTCAGCAACTGGAGAAGCTCTCGGGCTCGCTGCAACCGACCACGCCGGGTGGGCCGAGTGCAGTGGGAGAGTTCATCAACACCGCCGCGGCCAACCTGCGCGGTCAGGGTGACACTGCCCGCGACACGGTGATCGAGCTGTCCCAGGCGGTTTCGGCGCTCGGCGATCACAGCACCGACATCTTCAGCACAGTCCGCAACCTTCAGCTGCTGGTATCGGCCCTGTCCTCGAGCAGCGATCTACTCGCCGCGTTCAACACCAACCTGGCCGACATCACCACGGTGTTGTCCAACACCCCCAACGAGGTGGCCGACGCGACCCAGGGGCTGGACACCGCGGTGACCGACCTGCGGGCCTTCGTCGCCGACAACAGGGAGGGGCTAGGGGTCACGTTCGACCGGCTCAGCGCCATCACCACCGCACTCAACGACAGCCGCGGTGACGTCAAGCAGGTCCTGCACATCACACCGACGGTGTTTCAGAACTTCACCAACATCTACCAACCGGCGCAGAGCGCGATCAGCGGAATACTCGCGCCGGTCAACTTCGCCAACACCGTCCAGTTCATCTGCAGCGCCATCGAGGCCGCCTCGCGGCGGGGTTTCGAGCAGTCCTCCAAGCTGTGCGTTCAGTACCTCGCGCCGATCATCAAGAACCGCCAGTTCAACTATCCGCCGCTGGGCGTCAACCCGTTCGTGGGTGCATCGGCACGGCCCAACGAGATCACCTACAGCGAGGACCGGTTGAGCCCGAACCCGCCGCCACCTCCGGCGGGGGTGCCCACCGATCCCGGCAGGGGACTGGAGGGTCTGATGGTCCCCGGTGGCTCGCCGTGA
- a CDS encoding CaiB/BaiF CoA-transferase family protein: MSTGPLAGVRVIELGGIGPGPHAAMILADMGADVVRVRRPDPGERSDGTKRPLKMPAENLDLLHRGKRIVDLDVKADPQALLDLAAKADVLLDCFRPGTCERLGIGPDDCATVNPRLIFARITGWGQDGPMATTAGHDINYLSQTGALSAIGYRDRPPVAPLNLVADFGGGSMLVVLGIVAALYERERSGRGQVIDAAMVDGVSILAQMMWTMKATGSLRDQRESFLLDGGAPFYRTYECSDGGYMAVGSIEPQFFAQLVSGLGLSADEVPNQSELGRYDEMHKIFAERFASRTRDEWTAVFAGTDACVTPVLTWTEAAVSEHLTARSTIVTEGGVTQAAPAPRFSRTPSGPAGAPPHVTTPIDQIGW; the protein is encoded by the coding sequence TTGAGCACGGGACCCCTGGCGGGGGTGCGGGTCATCGAGCTCGGCGGTATCGGACCGGGCCCGCACGCGGCCATGATCCTTGCCGACATGGGTGCCGACGTCGTGCGCGTGCGGCGACCCGATCCGGGCGAGCGAAGCGACGGGACGAAGAGACCGCTCAAGATGCCTGCCGAGAACCTCGACCTGCTGCACCGCGGCAAGCGCATCGTCGACCTCGACGTGAAGGCCGACCCGCAGGCGTTGCTCGACCTGGCGGCGAAGGCCGATGTGCTGCTCGACTGCTTCCGGCCGGGCACGTGCGAACGGCTCGGCATCGGGCCCGACGACTGCGCGACGGTCAACCCGCGACTGATCTTCGCGCGCATCACCGGATGGGGGCAGGACGGGCCGATGGCCACCACGGCAGGCCACGACATCAACTACCTGTCGCAGACCGGGGCGCTGAGTGCCATCGGCTACCGCGACCGACCACCCGTCGCGCCGCTGAATCTCGTCGCCGACTTCGGTGGTGGGTCGATGTTGGTGGTGCTCGGCATCGTCGCCGCCCTATACGAGCGGGAACGCTCCGGCAGGGGACAGGTGATCGACGCCGCGATGGTCGACGGGGTCAGCATCCTGGCACAGATGATGTGGACCATGAAGGCGACCGGCTCGCTGAGGGATCAACGCGAGTCGTTCCTGCTCGACGGCGGCGCCCCGTTCTACCGCACCTACGAGTGCTCCGACGGCGGGTACATGGCCGTCGGGTCCATTGAGCCGCAGTTCTTCGCGCAACTGGTCAGTGGGCTGGGCCTGAGCGCCGATGAGGTGCCCAACCAGTCCGAGCTGGGCCGCTACGACGAGATGCACAAGATCTTCGCCGAACGATTCGCGAGCAGGACGCGCGATGAGTGGACGGCGGTCTTCGCCGGTACCGATGCGTGTGTGACGCCCGTGCTCACCTGGACCGAGGCGGCGGTCAGCGAGCACCTGACGGCTCGCTCCACGATCGTGACGGAAGGCGGGGTCACGCAGGCCGCGCCCGCTCCCCGGTTCTCCCGCACGCCGTCCGGCCCCGCTGGCGCGCCGCCGCACGTGACCACCCCGATTGACCAGATCGGCTGGTGA
- a CDS encoding MCE family protein, with amino-acid sequence MNRPRIKPLAERNRIAVGAVGILVVIGIVVASFSYDEIPFVKGTSDHSAYFSEAGGIKSGSDVRVSGLSVGRVSDIQLEGTRVRVDFTVDDGVELGDRTAAAIKTETVLGTKMLELTPRGDGELTGTIPLERTTSPYDLPTALGDLTTTISGLDTAQLSSALTTLAQTFQNTPPDLRIALEGVARFSGTLNNRDAQLRNLLADANKVTGVLAKRSDQIAALVVNANALLAEVLAQRDSIDALMTNIADVSHQISAVVNDNRTQLKPAVDKLNGVLSILDTRKQELQRTLYLLRRYAMSFGEVLGSGPFFKASVVNLAPGQFAQPFIDAAFSDLGLDPSVKLPSELVDPPVGQPGTPALPVPFPRTGQGGEPNLALPDAITGNPGDPRYPYRGPLPAPPPGGPPPGPPAAVPQIPTPFVGPLPVAPPTDGGQ; translated from the coding sequence ATGAACAGGCCCAGAATCAAGCCACTTGCCGAGCGCAACAGGATCGCCGTCGGCGCGGTCGGGATCCTCGTCGTCATCGGGATCGTGGTCGCGTCCTTCTCCTACGACGAGATCCCGTTCGTCAAGGGCACATCCGATCACTCCGCCTACTTCTCCGAGGCGGGTGGCATCAAGTCCGGTAGCGACGTGCGGGTCTCGGGGCTGTCGGTCGGGCGGGTCTCCGACATCCAGTTGGAGGGCACCCGGGTGAGGGTGGACTTCACGGTCGACGACGGCGTCGAACTCGGCGACCGGACCGCGGCCGCGATCAAGACCGAGACCGTGCTCGGCACCAAGATGCTCGAGCTGACCCCACGAGGCGACGGCGAGCTCACCGGCACCATCCCGCTCGAGCGAACCACCTCGCCGTATGACCTGCCGACCGCTCTGGGTGACCTCACCACCACCATCAGCGGTCTGGACACCGCCCAGTTGTCCTCTGCGCTGACCACATTGGCGCAGACCTTTCAGAACACCCCACCGGATCTGAGGATCGCGCTGGAGGGGGTGGCGCGGTTCTCCGGAACGCTCAACAACCGAGACGCACAACTGCGCAATCTGCTCGCCGATGCCAACAAGGTCACCGGGGTGCTGGCCAAGCGCAGCGATCAGATCGCGGCACTGGTGGTCAACGCCAACGCACTGCTGGCCGAGGTTCTCGCACAGCGGGATTCGATCGACGCATTGATGACCAACATCGCCGACGTGTCACACCAGATCTCCGCCGTCGTCAACGACAACCGCACGCAGCTGAAGCCGGCCGTCGACAAGCTCAACGGTGTGCTGTCGATCCTGGACACCCGCAAGCAGGAACTGCAACGCACCCTCTATCTGCTGCGTCGGTACGCCATGTCATTCGGTGAGGTGCTGGGATCCGGCCCGTTCTTCAAGGCGTCCGTGGTTAACCTCGCACCCGGGCAATTCGCGCAACCCTTCATCGACGCGGCGTTCTCCGATCTGGGGCTGGACCCCAGCGTCAAACTGCCGTCCGAACTGGTCGACCCACCCGTCGGCCAACCCGGCACCCCCGCATTACCGGTGCCGTTCCCGCGCACCGGCCAGGGCGGCGAGCCGAATCTGGCACTGCCCGACGCCATCACGGGTAACCCCGGCGATCCCCGCTACCCATACCGGGGACCGCTGCCCGCGCCCCCGCCGGGCGGTCCGCCGCCGGGTCCACCCGCCGCGGTGCCGCAGATCCCGACCCCGTTCGTCGGGCCGCTTCCCGTGGCGCCGCCCACCGACGGAGGGCAGTGA
- a CDS encoding MCE family protein encodes MRGRTIRTLVRVVLFTAMCLAFTFVLVTVFGQFRFDTRATYHAVFVNVSGLKGGNFVRIAGVEVGKVREMTLQRDGTVSVEFDVDQNLPLTEGTRAAVRYENLIGDRYLALDDGPGSVRRLQPGETIPLARTAPALDVDALIGGFRPLFRALDPDQVNALSAQLLTVFQGQGGTIASVLSQTSALTTTLAGRDELIGQVITNLNTVLGTFAARDNQFADGLDNLSELVAGLSERKTDIANGTAYINAAAGSVADLLADARQPIKDVVTETDRFAGQIEADHQYVDELVRTLPDAYQVLARQGLYGDYFGFYLCDAILKLNGKGGQPVFVKVAGQDSGRCAPK; translated from the coding sequence ATGAGAGGCAGAACCATTCGCACACTGGTGCGGGTCGTGCTCTTCACCGCGATGTGCCTGGCCTTCACGTTCGTCCTGGTGACGGTGTTCGGCCAGTTCCGCTTCGACACGCGTGCCACCTACCACGCGGTGTTCGTGAACGTGTCGGGGCTCAAGGGCGGCAACTTCGTGCGGATCGCAGGCGTCGAGGTCGGCAAGGTCCGAGAGATGACGCTGCAGCGGGACGGCACGGTGTCGGTTGAGTTCGACGTCGATCAGAACCTGCCACTGACCGAGGGCACCAGAGCGGCGGTGCGCTACGAGAACCTCATCGGTGACCGCTACCTGGCCCTCGATGACGGTCCGGGCTCGGTGCGAAGGCTGCAGCCGGGCGAGACGATCCCGTTGGCGCGCACCGCGCCCGCACTGGACGTCGACGCCCTCATCGGCGGTTTCCGGCCGCTGTTTCGCGCGCTGGATCCCGACCAGGTCAACGCGTTGAGTGCACAACTGCTGACGGTGTTCCAGGGTCAGGGCGGCACTATCGCGTCGGTGCTGTCGCAGACCTCCGCGCTGACGACGACGCTGGCGGGCCGCGACGAGTTGATCGGCCAGGTCATCACCAATCTCAACACCGTGCTTGGCACCTTCGCCGCCCGCGACAACCAGTTCGCCGACGGGCTGGACAACCTGTCCGAACTCGTTGCGGGCCTATCGGAACGCAAGACCGACATCGCCAACGGCACCGCCTACATCAACGCCGCCGCGGGGTCGGTCGCGGACCTGCTGGCCGACGCCCGTCAACCGATCAAGGACGTCGTGACGGAGACGGATCGGTTCGCCGGCCAGATCGAGGCCGACCATCAGTACGTCGACGAACTGGTCAGAACGCTGCCCGACGCCTACCAGGTGCTGGCCCGGCAGGGACTCTACGGCGACTACTTCGGCTTCTACCTGTGCGACGCCATTCTCAAGCTCAACGGCAAGGGCGGTCAACCTGTGTTCGTCAAGGTCGCTGGCCAGGATTCCGGACGGTGCGCACCCAAATGA
- a CDS encoding LLM class F420-dependent oxidoreductase: MPIGVVLLPDPRAHNHVDDVVEQARGAFDTGVRQIWLAQQFDHDAIALAGLVGAAVPDLGVGTSVVPINPRHPLIVASLAQTAQAASHGNFSLGLGLGAHAPEQTAFGTAWPNTIDRLREHLQILRSIFDTGAVDFHGNEFTASPEWPVTVPGGNPIPVYVAAMGPKALRVTGELADGTLPFLAGPRTIEELIVPTITEAAAAAGRPAPRVIAMVPVLVTDDVDGGRDVAAEQLAFYGTIPSYQKVIAREGVGSVADLAAVGDAESVLRQLRRYLDAGATDVVLSPLRGVDADPRPLWEAAAAI, translated from the coding sequence ATGCCCATCGGAGTAGTGCTCTTGCCAGATCCTCGTGCCCACAACCATGTCGACGACGTCGTCGAGCAGGCCCGTGGGGCCTTCGACACAGGCGTCCGGCAGATTTGGCTGGCCCAGCAGTTCGACCACGACGCCATCGCGCTGGCCGGGCTTGTCGGCGCGGCCGTACCCGACCTCGGTGTGGGGACGTCGGTCGTGCCGATCAACCCGCGACACCCGCTGATCGTGGCGTCGCTGGCGCAGACCGCGCAGGCGGCATCGCACGGAAACTTCAGCCTCGGGCTGGGTCTCGGCGCGCACGCCCCCGAGCAGACCGCCTTCGGTACCGCGTGGCCCAACACCATCGACCGACTGCGCGAACACCTGCAGATCCTGCGATCGATATTCGACACGGGTGCCGTCGACTTCCACGGGAACGAGTTCACCGCAAGCCCGGAGTGGCCCGTCACGGTGCCGGGCGGAAACCCAATCCCGGTGTACGTCGCAGCCATGGGGCCCAAGGCTTTACGCGTGACCGGCGAGCTGGCCGACGGCACGCTGCCGTTCCTTGCCGGCCCGCGCACCATCGAGGAGCTCATTGTGCCGACGATCACCGAGGCGGCGGCCGCGGCCGGACGTCCCGCGCCGAGGGTCATCGCCATGGTTCCGGTTCTGGTCACCGACGACGTCGACGGGGGTCGTGACGTTGCGGCCGAGCAGCTGGCGTTCTACGGGACGATCCCGTCCTACCAGAAGGTCATCGCCCGCGAGGGTGTTGGCTCCGTCGCCGACTTGGCCGCGGTGGGTGACGCGGAATCCGTTCTGCGACAGTTACGTCGCTACCTCGACGCCGGCGCGACCGATGTCGTGCTGAGCCCGCTGCGTGGTGTCGACGCGGATCCGCGCCCGCTCTGGGAAGCCGCCGCGGCGATCTGA
- a CDS encoding SRPBCC family protein: MATSDSREVVIEATPEEILDVIADVEATPTWSPQYQKAEILERYPDGRPKQVEMTVKAAGLTDVMVIEYTWSDNGVTWTLVSSGQLKAQDAGYTLTPDGDKTKVKFDMKIDLSIPMPGFILKRTLKGGMETATDGLRKQVLKVKKG, translated from the coding sequence ATGGCAACCAGTGATTCGCGTGAAGTCGTCATTGAAGCTACGCCCGAGGAGATCCTGGACGTCATCGCCGACGTCGAAGCGACGCCGACGTGGTCACCGCAGTATCAGAAGGCGGAGATCCTCGAGCGCTACCCCGACGGGCGGCCGAAGCAGGTCGAGATGACGGTGAAGGCCGCAGGCCTGACCGACGTCATGGTGATCGAGTACACGTGGTCTGACAACGGCGTGACGTGGACCCTGGTGTCGTCCGGGCAGCTGAAGGCGCAGGACGCCGGCTACACACTGACCCCGGACGGGGATAAGACGAAGGTCAAGTTCGACATGAAGATCGACCTGTCGATTCCGATGCCCGGCTTCATCCTGAAGCGCACGTTGAAGGGTGGGATGGAGACCGCAACCGACGGTCTGCGCAAGCAGGTCCTGAAGGTCAAGAAGGGTTGA
- a CDS encoding MCE family protein — translation MRRVLTALLIAVSLTTITGCDWRGLNSLSLPGTEGGGDGSYTISAQLPDVVVIERNTRVRVADVNVGNVTKIEVQDWHALVTMRIDGGVHLPANSTAKVGQTSLLGSMHIELAPPTDEAPRGELADGSVIPLASAGTYPTTEQTLASVSILLNGGGLGQLQEINQTFAKALGGRENDMRSLLTQLDTFIGALNVQTDDIITATERLNSLAGQVAANDETVDRALTEIPKALEVLADSRTKLANAIDSLGKFSAIATSTVNQTRESLIANLRSIAPVFRELADAGPALTRGLDFLSTYPWVKSTIANWFRGDFANITLVVDLTLSRLDSSLFTGTRWQGNLTELELQWGRTIGQMPSPYTAGNPLIVPYHWGSY, via the coding sequence GTGAGGCGCGTGCTCACCGCACTCCTGATCGCCGTGAGCCTCACGACAATCACCGGGTGCGACTGGCGTGGGCTGAACTCGCTGAGCCTGCCGGGCACCGAGGGAGGCGGCGACGGTTCGTACACCATCTCCGCGCAGCTGCCCGATGTCGTGGTGATCGAACGGAACACGCGCGTTCGTGTCGCGGACGTCAACGTCGGCAACGTCACCAAGATCGAGGTGCAGGACTGGCACGCGTTGGTCACGATGCGCATCGACGGTGGCGTCCACCTGCCCGCGAACAGCACCGCCAAGGTCGGCCAGACCAGCCTGCTGGGATCCATGCACATCGAGCTGGCGCCACCGACCGACGAGGCGCCCCGGGGTGAACTCGCCGACGGCTCGGTGATCCCGCTGGCGTCGGCCGGCACGTATCCGACCACCGAGCAGACGCTGGCCTCGGTGTCGATTCTGCTCAACGGCGGTGGCCTGGGCCAACTTCAGGAGATCAACCAGACCTTCGCCAAGGCCCTGGGCGGCCGTGAGAACGATATGCGCAGTCTGCTGACCCAACTGGACACCTTCATCGGAGCGCTCAACGTCCAGACCGATGACATCATCACCGCCACCGAACGGCTCAACTCGCTGGCAGGCCAGGTCGCCGCGAACGATGAGACGGTGGATCGGGCACTGACCGAGATCCCGAAGGCGCTTGAGGTCCTGGCAGATTCGCGTACCAAGCTGGCGAACGCCATCGACTCGCTGGGCAAGTTCAGTGCCATCGCCACCTCGACGGTCAACCAGACCAGGGAGTCGCTGATCGCCAACCTGCGCAGCATCGCGCCGGTGTTCCGGGAACTGGCCGACGCCGGGCCCGCACTCACCAGGGGGCTGGACTTCCTATCGACCTATCCCTGGGTGAAGAGCACCATCGCCAACTGGTTCCGCGGCGACTTCGCCAACATCACCCTGGTTGTCGACCTCACCCTGAGCCGCCTCGACAGCAGCCTGTTCACTGGGACGAGGTGGCAGGGCAACCTCACCGAACTCGAGTTGCAGTGGGGCCGCACGATCGGCCAGATGCCGAGCCCCTACACCGCGGGAAACCCGCTGATCGTCCCCTACCACTGGGGCTCGTACTGA